In one Rutidosis leptorrhynchoides isolate AG116_Rl617_1_P2 chromosome 8, CSIRO_AGI_Rlap_v1, whole genome shotgun sequence genomic region, the following are encoded:
- the LOC139863772 gene encoding uncharacterized protein encodes MHTDGACGPEGAGVEIVLKSPEGEEYTFALRFSFPVTNNEAEYEALLSGMRVAKYLEVKELSVYVDSQLVANQFNGIFEAHDESMQKYLKLVQELAVNFDLF; translated from the coding sequence ATGCACACAGACGGGGCTTGTGGCCCAGAAGGCGCAGGGGTAGAAATAGTCCTAAAAAGTCCAGAAGGAGAGGAATATACCTTCGCACTGCGATTCAGCTTCCCTGTCACAAATAATGAAGCTGAATATGAAGCATTGTTATCTGGGATGCGGGTAGCAAAATATCTAGAGGTTAAAGAACTGTCAGTATATGTTGATTCGCAGTTAGTTGCAAACCAATTTAACGGAATATTCGAAGCACATGATGAATCAATGCAAAAATACTTAAAGCTTGTGCAAGAGCTAGCAGTTAACTTTGATTTATTCTAG
- the LOC139863773 gene encoding uncharacterized mitochondrial protein AtMg00860-like has product MFASLRKINMKLNPSKCSFGEEGGKFLGHIITECGIRANPKKIEAIENMQSPRNKKEVQSLTGKLAALTRFLSKSTERSLPFFGTLKNCLKKTDFKWTEEAEVAFQEMKKLLKELPTMTALIAGETLILYLAASKEAISSVLIADKGQVQMPVYFVAKL; this is encoded by the exons ATGTTCGCATCGTTAAGAAAGATTAATATGAAGCTCAACCCGTCGAAGTgtagttttggagaagaaggaggaaaGTTTCTTGGTCATATAATAACTGAGTGCGGGATACGTGCAAACCCAAAGAAAATAGAGGCAATCGAGAATATGCAGTCACCAAGAAATAAAAAAGAAGTACAAAGTTTAACGGGTAAGTTGGCAGCATTAACGAGGTTCTTATCAAAATCCACAGAGCGATCACTCCCCTTTTTTGGGACATTGAAGAATTGCCTAAAGAAAACGGATTTCAAGTGGACGGAGGAAGCAGAAGTGGCGTTTCAAGAAATGAAAAAGTTGCTGAAAGAGCTGCCAACAATGACTGCGCTGATTGCGGGAGAAACGTTGATACTATACTTAGCAGcatcaaaggaagcaataagttcagtATTAATAGCAGACAAAGGACAG GTACAAATGCCTGTATATTTTGTAGCAAAGCTTTGA